The genomic segment CTGAGGCAGGGCAAGAGGTGGGCCAGGCAGTCCCGGTTCAGACACTTTCTGGAACTGATTCTCCTCACTCATCCAGCCAGAGCCTCTTCCAGAGCTTCACAAGGTGTTGGGGACCTCAGTTCTCTTCAGTGAACACAAATACAGAGAGCTACTTCCAAATCTCTCCCAACAGCCTCATGGGAGACCACATGGCTCAGCACTCACTGCAACCCATGGCCTCCTGCTGTCTACCTGGCAGTGCCGATGTTCCGATATTGACACAGCAGCAGGTGCCTGAAGGTCTTTTTAAAGGTGGCATTGCAGAGAGCATAGCAGGCAGGGTTGATGGTGCTGTTGACATAGCAGAGCCAGTAGCCAATGGACCACACTGTGTCAGGGATGCAGCTCTGGCAGAAGGTGTTCACCAGGACCATGACATTGTAGGGTGTCCAGGTGAGGATGAAGGCCAGCAGAATGGCAAAGATGGTCCGGGTCACCTTGCGCTCCCGGGCCGCCATCTGCCGCTTCTTGCGCACCTGGTTGCGGGCAATGCTGGCAAACTTACGGGCCACATTGGCTGCAGGACGCATGCCAGCTGGCATGGCAGGCACGATCTCGATGGCTGTCACACACTCATTGCCCGTCTGTTTCGTCACAATCTGAATCTTGGACCATTTGGAGGCCGGGTTGAGGGCCCGTGGCTGTAGGGGATGAGCAGGCGTGGCAGGTGTGGTGGCCTCCATGGTTGACAGCTCTGTGAGTGGCCGTTCCTTGTTGTTCTGAGTGGCACTGCCCGAGCTGGACTCATTGGAAGTGTCCTTGTCAGCCACTGGACACGGTGGGGGTAGAAGGCCTGGCGGAGGGGCCTCCTCTAACTTCCCATTGCGTAGCTCCTCTTGAGCAGCTTCCCCTAGTGGGGGCTTCTTGATGCTCTGCTTCATCAGGGGGCTTTTGAGGAAGGCCAGAGTCTTGGCTTTCTTCTCCTTCAGGCCTTCAGGCCGGTGCTTGTGAACTCGGCTGCGACTGGCCAAGGAGATGTGAATATAGAGCACCGTCATGATGACCACGGGCAGGTAGAAGGCAGCAATGGCTGTGCCAAAGGTCACTGCTGGGTTGGACAGGAACTGGATGAAGCACTGGTTGTCTGGCACTGTCCGCTTGCCCACCACAAACTGCCAGAACAAGATAGCAGGTGCCCAGAGCACAAAGGACAGGACCCAGGCAGCAGCAATCATGAGGCCTGCCATCTTGGTGGTGCGCCGAGCTGGGTAAGTGAGGGGCTTGGTGACACAAAAGTACCTGTCAAAGCTGATGATGAGAAGGTTCATGACAGAGGCATTGCTCACCACATAGTCCAGGGCCAGCCACAGGTCACAGACCACGGCACCCAGAGGCCAATAGCCCTTGATGATGTACACCGTATAGAGGTTCATGGAGAAAGCGCCTATGATGAGATCAGCACATGCCAGGCTGAAGAGGAAGTAGTTGTTGACTGTCTGCAGCTGCCTGTTGACTTTGATAGACAGCATCACCAGGATGTTACCCACAACAGTTACCAGACTCAGGGAACCTGTCACCGTGGCAATAAATATCATCTCCACTGTCTCATA from the Manis javanica isolate MJ-LG chromosome 11, MJ_LKY, whole genome shotgun sequence genome contains:
- the CHRM4 gene encoding muscarinic acetylcholine receptor M4 — translated: MANFTPVNGSSSNQSVRLVTSTHNRYETVEMIFIATVTGSLSLVTVVGNILVMLSIKVNRQLQTVNNYFLFSLACADLIIGAFSMNLYTVYIIKGYWPLGAVVCDLWLALDYVVSNASVMNLLIISFDRYFCVTKPLTYPARRTTKMAGLMIAAAWVLSFVLWAPAILFWQFVVGKRTVPDNQCFIQFLSNPAVTFGTAIAAFYLPVVIMTVLYIHISLASRSRVHKHRPEGLKEKKAKTLAFLKSPLMKQSIKKPPLGEAAQEELRNGKLEEAPPPGLLPPPCPVADKDTSNESSSGSATQNNKERPLTELSTMEATTPATPAHPLQPRALNPASKWSKIQIVTKQTGNECVTAIEIVPAMPAGMRPAANVARKFASIARNQVRKKRQMAARERKVTRTIFAILLAFILTWTPYNVMVLVNTFCQSCIPDTVWSIGYWLCYVNSTINPACYALCNATFKKTFRHLLLCQYRNIGTAR